In the Telopea speciosissima isolate NSW1024214 ecotype Mountain lineage chromosome 2, Tspe_v1, whole genome shotgun sequence genome, one interval contains:
- the LOC122653005 gene encoding mRNA-decapping enzyme subunit 2-like: MTGLHRSSSASLKNVLPPQELLDDLCSRFILNVPKEDLESFERILFLIEHAHWFYEDNSVEQNPSLKSLTLKEFASLMFNSCAALRPYIAHIDDIYKDFTSYKVRVPVTGAIILDEFYERCLLVKGWKAGSSWSFPRGKKNKDEEDHTCAIREVLEETGFDVSKLLKIDDYLEVTIGQQRVRLYIIVGVKDDTVFAPMTKKEISEISWHRIDELHPAGNDVISRGTNGLKLYMVAPFLANLKAWIAKNQPLTAQKYDTPCKGTCVWKAKNSSTGGTTVGATTETSQSTRPGSEILLSDFGPGKSFRGFRFNYASILKAMEAAFAL, translated from the exons ATGACAGGTCTACATCGTTCTTCAAGCGCTTCCTTGAAAAACGTTCTCCCACCTCAGGAGCTCCTCGACGACCTTTGTAG TCGATTTATCTTAAATGTTCCGAAAGAAGACCTAGAGTCATTTGAGAGGATTTTATTTCTCATTGAGCATGCCCATTGGTTCTATGAGGACAATTCGGTGGAGCAAAACCCATCCTTGAAGTCACTTACTCTGAAAGAATTTGCTTCCTTGA TGTTTAATAGTTGTGCTGCTTTGAGACCTTATATTGCGCATATAGATGATATATACAAAGACTTCACTTCTTACAAGGTCCGAGTTCCGGTGACTGGAGCCATCATTTTGGATGAATTTTATGAACGG TGTTTGCTGGTGAAGGGATGGAAAGCTGGATCAAGCTGGAGCTTTCCCCGtgggaagaagaacaaagatgaagaagaccacACATGTGCCATCCGAGaa GTCCTAGAGGAAACAGGTTTTGATGTCtcaaaacttttgaaaatagATGACTATCTAGAAGTTACAATAGGACAGCAAAGGGTGCGGCTCTACATAATTGTTGGCGTGAAGGATGATACTGTCTTTGCTCCAATGACTAAGAAGGAGATCAGT GAAATCTCATGGCATCGGATTGATGAACTTCATCCAGCAGGCAACGATGTAATATCTCGTGGAACAAATGGCCTGAAGCTTTACATGGTTGCTCCATTCTTGGC CAATCTTAAAGCATGGATTGCGAAGAATCAGCCCCTCACAGCTCAGAAATATGATACACCTTGCAAAG GAACGTGCGTGTGGAAAGCAAAGAACAGTTCCACAGGGGGAACAACAGTGGGAGCAACAACAGAGACGAGTCAGTCTACCAGACCTGGATCTGAAATTCTTCTCTCTGATTTTGGTCCTGGAAAAAGCTTCAGAGGCTTCAGGTTCAATTACGCGTCAATCTTAAAAGCAATGGAAGCTGCGTTTGCTCTTTGA